The genomic segment CAATCTCGCTGTGGGTGAACGGTTGCACTTTCAATGCGCGTGCGGGCGCTGTACTCTTTTTCATAGCTCAAATCCTATGTTAGTAGGTTTTGGGTTAGGTGTCTGTTGGGATGTGTGGTCCCTTCAGGCACCGCCAGTTTTGTTGTATTTCACTTCTTGCGGGCTGCACAAAATCGCTGTAGCCCTTGTGGAATGCGGGCTCTTCTGCTCGCAAGCTCCATTACGCCGACGTCAAAAGCTTTATGAATGCCTCACGCATTTTTGCTGTGAGCTACCAACGGGCAGTGGTAACGCCCATTTCCGTGGGTTTCAGGATGATTCCGCCTCTCTCGCCAGAGTAGACCTCAAGGCCGGTGATACGCGGCTCCCAATGTTCAATACCATTAGGCACGATAAGCGTTTGGTTATAGTTCATGGAGGTAACTCCTTCCGTTGATGTGGTGGATACGCTACACTTGGCCTAAACAGGAGGATTACCCATGGGCCAAGTTGCATTTGATACTTTGCAGGCGTCAGAAGAGCTTCAAACCGCCGGACTTACCAGTGAGCAAGCCAAGGCGATTTTGCTCGTTGTACGCAAGTCTCACGAGGTGGCGGATGTGGCTACGAAGCGTGACCTTGAGGATATGCACAAAGATTTAACGGTTCAGATAACCGATGTTCGTAAAGATATGGACGCTCGCTTCGAGAAGACTGAAGCTCAGATCGCCTTACTCCGTAAGGATGTTGAACATACTGCGAATGGGTTACTGATAAAACTGAGTGCTGTGATGCTTGCTATCGCCGGTCTGGCATCAACCATTGTCACTGTGGTCATTAAGCTGCTTTGATTTTCAGCAACATACCTCCTGGAGCCCGTACCGGATTCTGTGTAAATGCCTTTTCTCAGAAGTGACCGTCCAGGCGGTCACCGAACTCGATAATAAAGCAGCTCATTGCCATGCGCCAGTCCCTCAAAGGCATTGTCCATTTCTGTGAGGCCGCCTGTATCGCCAGCCACACCACCTTTTTCACTGCGTCGTCGGTCGGGAACACCTTGCGCTTTTTGATGGCATGCCGGATCACGCTGTTTAACGACTCTATGGTGTTGGTTGTGTAGATCACCTTGCAGATGTCCGTTGGGTAGGCAAAGAACGTGGCCAGATTGGCCCAGTTTGCCTGCCAGCTTCGATTTATTTGCAGGTAGCGGATGTCCCAGGCACTGGAGAACGCTTCCAGCGCCTGCAAGCCGGCTTCTTCCGTAGGGGCCTGATAGATAAGCTTTCAGGTCGCGGGTGACGGCCTTGTAGTCCTTCCAGGAGACGAACCGCAGGCTGTTGCGCACCATCTGCACGATACACAGCTGGAGCCGCGCCTCCGGATACACCGCGTTAATAGCGTCAGGGAAACCTTTCAGCCCGTCTACGCAGGCGATAAGGATATCGTTCAGGCCGCGGTTTTTCAGCTCTGTCAGCACGTTCAGCCAGAACTTTGCGCCTTCATTTTCGGCCAGCCACATACCTAGCAACTCTTTCTGGCCTTCGATGTTGATGCCCAGCGCCAGGAACACAGATTTGTTGATGATGCGGCTGTCCTGCCGGACTTTTAGAACGATGCAGTCAAGATAAACAATGGGATAGACTGCATCCAGAGGCCGGTTTTGCCATTCGACAACCTGCTCCATGACCGCATCGGTGACCTTTGAGACCAGCGCCGGCGAGACATCGGCGTCATACAGCTCTTTGAACGCGGCGGCGATCTCGCGGGTGGTCATCCCTTTGGCGTACAACGATAAAATCTGGTTATCCATCCCGGCAATCCGGGTCTGGTTCTTCTTCACCAGTTGCGGTTCAAAGGAACCGTCACGATCGCGCGGAGTACGCAGCGCCAGCGGGCCATCGCCAGTGGTAACGGTTTTTGTGGAATAGCCGTTGCGGGCGTTGGTCCCCGGTTTAGGCTGATTTTTATCGTAGCCGGGGTGATGGGTCATTTCGGCATTGAGAGCTGCTTCGACGCTGATTTTTTTCAGCAGCCGATCGAAGTAACTGAGATCTTCAGAGGTTTTGAGATTTTTGGCCAATTCGTTAGCCAGAGCCTGCAACTGTTTTTCGTCCATAAATTAACCTGTTTTTGATGTTGGATTGAACATATCAAAATCAGGCAAATACACAAATTTCTAAACAGGCTCATTTTCAGCAATATACCTCCTGCGTCAGGCGCTTAACCTGCTTGCGTAGCCGCTTGTTGTCTTCGGCCATATACTCAATCACCGCCCTGAGCGTCTGCGTTTCCCAGTCTTCGTTAGGCTGCCTGCCCAGACTGACCAGATAGCGGGCATCGTCGATACATTCGCCGCCGTTGGTGATAGCGACGACTTCTCCCATATTGGGGTGCCTGAAAGTGAGCACCCGCGCGTTATCCAGTTTCATGATCCACGTTCTCCCCGGTATTTTTCCAGTTCAGCCGCCATGTAGTAAGCGGCTACCACCCAGATATCGTCATCTTCGCCTCGCCCATTCGGCTCTGCTGAAACTATCAGTAAACCGTCATGGAAATCGTCACTATCATCAGTGATGGCAATTGCATAATTATCATGATGCTGGCGTTTGTGAATAAGGACTTTTGGCTTATTGATTTTCATTAATCAATCCTCCGTTGGCTATCAAAATATTTCCGCTTCTCCCATTCTTCCCGGCATTCTTTGCAGCAAAAATTACCCTTGGTTGACTCTTCGCAATAATAGCAGTGGCCGGTAAGGGGTAATTTCTTTCCCTGGTGCTTGGCAATCACATGTTGGCGAAAGGCTTCTTCGTTCTGGCTGGCTAAATCGACATCATCTGCCATAAATCTATTTCATGCTCCTAATCGTTTAATAATTTCCGGGTATGGTCCGTAAGCGGTGCCTGATATTTCTCAACCATCCTCGCGGCATAAGCGAGTGCATCCTCTCGGTCGGAGAAGTCGCCGATGGCTTGCGTTGTACCGTCAGCTTTACGGAACATCGACGGTGAAAAAGTCAGCGCCATCATTCTCTTGCAACGTATAGCGGCTTTGTTGAATAAATCGAACTTTTAGGTGACTGGCGGCTCTGATCACTACATTCGTTTCAACATCAGGTCCCCATGGCAAAGCAAAAGTTTAAAATTACCAACTGGCCCGCATATAACAATGCGCTCAGGCAGCGGGGGGATCTGACAGTATGGCTTGATGAGTCAGCCATTGCTGCATGGACTGAGAGTACACCACCTGAACATCGTGGCCGGCCGCTTCACTACACCGATATGGCCATTACCACGGTTCTGATGATAAAGCGCGTGTTTAACCTTTCGCTCCGGGCGTTACAGGGTTTCGTTGACTCGATTTTTAAACTGATGGGGCTGTCGCTGCGCTGCCCAGATTACTCTCTGGTCAGCCGGCGAGCAAAAACCGTCGACATCAGCATAAAAACGCCAACCCGCGGCGAAATCTCACACCTGGTCATCGATGGCACCGGCCTGAAAGTCTTCGGCGAAGGCGAATGGAAAGTCAGGCAGCATGGGGCTGAGAGGCGCAGAGTATGGCGCAAGCTTCATCTGGCAGTAGATAGCGTGACACATGAAATTATCTGTGCCGATTTATCGCTAAGCGGTACGACAGATGCGCAGGCGCTGCCCGGGCTGATTAACCAAACCCACCGGAAAATCAGGGAAGCGTCGGCTGACAGTGCTTACGATACGCGTTACTGTCATGATGCTCTGCTGAGGAAAAAAATAAAGCCTCTTATCCCACCGCGAAGTGGTGCGCAATATTGGCCAGCTCGATACCATGAGCGTAACCATGCGGTGGCAAATCAGCATCTGAGCGGCAATAACGATACCTGGAAAAAGAAAGTAGGTTATCACCGGCGTTCACTGGCTGAAACGGCCATGTTCCGGTTTAAAACACTTCTGGGTGGTCATCTGAGTCTGCATGACTATGACGCGCAGGTAGGTGAGGCAATGGCAATGGTTAAAGCACTTAACCGGATCACACTGTTAGGAATGCCAAACAGCGTCCGCATCATGTAACAATCGCCCTGATAGGAAGGAAGTCGTCACAAATTTCGGATTTATTCAACAAAGCGACGTATAGCCCCAATCGTCGTAGGTGTCGCCGGAAAGGATTATATCAGTAACAATTGTCCCCGGTGCTATCAGGTGGTCGAATTCATCAATGAGCTTTTGCATGGTGGCCTCAATATGCGTCAGAATAAAAACGTATGCTCAGCCGGTAATATTACCTCGCCGATATTACTTTTGATGCTCTAAACCCCGCCTGAAATAAAGCCACATTCTCCAGGCAGCAAGACCCCTCCTCAAATTCCACAACCGCCCCGCGATGTGGATATCTGGCTTTTATGTGCTTCACGGCGGAAAGAGTGATTTGTTTTTGATACTTGGTCAGCATGCTTAAATCAAGCGGTGGTGCTGGTTTGCGTTTGCAGGCTAATTCTATTCGGGTAAGCGTTTTGCGCTTTTCTGGCTTCAGCCCCAACACCTTATCTATGCGGGATGCCACAAGTTCACGCTGGATTGCTTCTGCCTTGCGGCGATCTTTACGGCGTCCCGAAGCATGGGTGATCGGCCTGATCGTCTCACCATGTACGATAGTCGTCATACATCCTCCTGTTGATTTTTGGCTGTGCTGGCATCAGCACACTCAGAAATCAGCAAAAGGGTTGCACTTTGTCAGTGCCCGTAGAGCTTGAAGCTCGTTGTAAAGAGCGGTTAAATCAGAGCAGACTAATCAATCTGCTATCTCACCGTCGGGACCGTCTTGAGGCTGTCTGGTGGGTTGATGAGAGCTATGTAACTTAAGTTACCCTTCCGGTCAAGCGGAATGTTGCTTCTTTTACCTTTGTGGGCAAAAAAATACCCCGCATTCGCAGGGTGTTGGTTCTATCTCATAATAACTCTTGGATTATTTTAGTTACTCTACCTTTGATCACGTAGTCACCATTCACCTCGATAATCTTAAAGGATGGATTTAGTGGCAATAAGTACATATTAGGCCCATCTATCGACAATTTTTTTATAGTAGGCTCTGTTGAATTTGCCAGTTGGATCACGACAATTTTCCCATTTAGATCTTCTATTCTGCTGTATTCAGGGTCTACCAAGATTTTAGAACCATCGGGAATCGAGGGTACTCCGTAAGGATTTGCCATTGAATCCCCCTTCACAAGCATCATAAAGCCACTGGGTAATGTATCAGCCATGCTTTCCATCCATGTGTCTATATCATCCATTTCAACTATTGGGGTTTTGCCATCCCATTTGCTGACCTGCTCCCATGAGAGTAAAGGAAGCCTCCTCATTATTACCGAGGGTAGATGATATAGCTTGGAATCATCATAATTAGACGATTGTTCACCATAAAGCAGCCATTCAGCAGAGCAATTTAATACATTAGCCAGTAGATGCAGATGTTCTCCATCCGGTTTTGAATTACCATTTTCCCACTTAGTCACGGATACGCGGCTAATGCCCAGTATTTTAGCTACCTGGTTCTGCGTGAGCATTAGCTCTTTTCGTTTAGAGCGGATTCTGTCGTGAATATCTATCGTCATGTAACTAATGTTACCGTTTTCTATGGTAAAAAGTGTTGCCATTGGTGGTAACTAGTGTTACTATTTGCTGGCACCAAAGGAGGTTATAAGTGAAAAAAATTGATGTAATTAGATACGTTGGGGGCGTTTGTAGTACTGCAAACATGCTGGGCATTACGCATGTAGCTGTTTCACGCTGGCCACCAATCATTCCTGAAAAAAGAGCTATACAATTAGAACGGTTGACCAAAGAAAGTCTTAAATATGATCCATTTTTGTATAACGATCGTTCAACAACCTAACCAGTAGCACCACCTTCACAGCGGACATTCGTCCTACGGTCGCTGACAAAGCGAGAACTCAACATCCCACAGTACCAACTCACTGTGACTAGCTCACGGCATTGTCACGTCTAATGATTACCACACAAAGGATTATCACTTATGGATTATGCAAATCCAAGCAAACCTGACACACATGAGATTAACCGTGTTGAAACCGACCTGCTGCTGGCTATGTCAGCACTGACCCAACGCCAAAGCTGGCAGGGTGGAACGAATCCAAGATCAGCCGCTACAACCTGAGCGACATGGCGACTGCAATGGTGATTTTAGGTCAGGCATGAGCAGTAAGTCCAATCGCTCAGCTAGCGAAACAGGCGGTAGCTGCCGCGCTGGCACCTAAAGAAAACGCCTCCAACACGGGCATGCTGGAGGCTTAATAGCACAAAGATAGTCTATTGAGGTGCCACTTCAAGTAGCAAGGTAAATATGAGTCACAATTTGAAAAAATGCAAGCAAAGACATCATCACCCGCCGGATTATCCCGGCAACCTCGAACATATCGCCCGGCGCATCGGTAAGCGTCTGGTAGAAGAATTCCGCAAGTTGAAGGAGAGGTCAGAAAAATGAGCACTAGCCGTTTACTAATCCATGAAAATCCGTTGCAGGTGCTCCCGTCTCTGGCCTGCGCCATTGGCCTGAATGAGGCTATGGTATTGCAGCAAATTCACTACTGGCTGGGGCATTCTCGTCATGTTCACGATGATCGCAAGTGGGTCTATAACAGCGTTGCTGAATGGCAAACTCAATTTCCATTTTGGAGCGAAGCGACAGTTAAGCGGACACTTGCCAGTCTGGAAAGTCAGGGGCTTGTCGTTACTGGCAATTACAACAAAGACCGCCGCGACCGGACTAAATGGTACAGCATCAATTACGATGCATTGAAACGCCTGGAAAGAAAAAGTGACTTTACGACTCATGCATCATTTCAGGTTGGCCGACCCTGTACACGATTCTGTGTAAATGCCTTTTCTCAGAAGTGACCGTCCAGGCGGTCACCGAACTCGATAATAAAGCGGCTCATTGCCATGCGCCAGTCCCTCAAAGGCATTGTCCATTTCTGTGAGGCCGCCTGTATCGCCAGCCACACCACCTTTTTCACTGCGTCGTCGGTCGGGAACACCTTGCGCTTTTTGATGGCATGCCGGATCACGCTGTTTAACGACTCGATGGCGTTGGTCGTGTAGATCACCTTGCGGATGTCCGTTGGGTAGGCAAAGAACGTGGCCAGATTGGCCCAGTTTGCCTGCCAGCTTCGACTTATTTGCGGGTAGCGGATGTCCCAGGCACTGGAGAACGCTTCCAGCGCCTGCAAGCCGGCTTCTTCCGTAGGGGCCTGATAGATAGCTTTCAGGTCGCGGGTGACGGCCTTGTAGTCCTTCCAGGAGACGAACCGCAGGCTGTTGCGCACCATATGTACGATACACAGCTGGAGCCGCGCCTCCGGATACACCGCGTTAATAGCGTCAGGGAAACCTTTCAGCCCGTCTACGCAGGCGATAAGGATATCGTTCAGGCCGCGGTTTTTCAGCTCTGTCAGCACGTTCAGCCAGAACTTTGCGCCTTCATTTTCGGCCAGCCACATACCTAGCAACTCTTTCTGGCCTTCGATGTTGATGCCCAGCGCCAGGAACACAGATTTGTTGATGATGCGGCTGTCCTGCCGGACTTTTAGAACGATACAGTCAAGATAAACAATGGGATAGACTGCATCCAGAGGCCGGTTTTGCCATTCGACAACCTGCTCCATGACCGCATCGGTGACCTTTGAGACCAGCGCCGGCGAGACATCGGCGTCATACAGCTCTTTGAACGCGGCGGCGATCTCGCGGGTGGTCATCCCTTTGGCGTACAACGATAAAATCTGGTTATCCATCCCGGTAATCCGGGTCTGCTTTTTCTTCCCAGTTGCGGTTCAAAGGAACCGTCACGATCGCGCGGAGTACGCAGCGCCAGCGGGCCATCGCCAGTGGTAACGGTTTTTGTGGAATAGCCGTTGCGGGCGTTGGTCCCCGGTTTAGGCTGATTTTTATCGTAGCCGAGGTGATGGGTCATTTCGGCATTGAGAGCTGCTTCGACGCTGATTTTTTTCAGCAGCCGATCGAAGTGACTGAGATCTTCAGGGGTTTTGAGATTTTTGGCCAGTTCGTTAGCCAGAGCCTGCAACTGTTTTTCGTCCATAAATTAACCTGTTTTTGATGTTGGATTGAACATATCAAAATCAGGCAAATACACAAATTTCTAAACAGGCTCCACTGGAATGGGTGATCGGAAAATATCGGAATAACTGATCGGATGTCGCCGGAACAGCTGATCGGATACGTCGGAATCTGCACAGTTCGTTAGCCAGAGCCTGCAACTGTTTTTCGTCCATAAATTAACCTGTTTTTGATGTTGGATTGAACATATCAAAATCAGGCAAATACACAAATTTCTAAACAGGCTTCTGTAGTAGTCTCTGGTAATGGTTGGCTTTGTTGAATAAATCGAACTTTTAGGTGACTGGCGGCTCTGATCACTACATTCGTTTCAACATCAGGTCCCCATGGCAAAGCAAAAGTTTAAAATCACCAACTGGCCCGCATACAACAATGCGCTCAGGCAGCGGGGGGACATGACAGTATGGCTTGATGAGTCAGCCATTGCTGCATGGACTGAGAGTACACCACCTGAACATCGTGGCCGGCCGCTTCACTACACCGATATGGCCATTACCACGGTTCTGATGATAAAGCGCGTGTTTAACCTTTCGCTCCGGGCGTTACAGGGTTTCGTTGACGCGATTTTTAAACTGATGGGGCTGTCGCTGCGCTGCCCAGATTACTCTCTGGTCAGCCGGCGAGCAAAAACCGTCGACATCAGCATAAAAACGCCAACCCGCGGCGAAATCTCACACCTGGTCATCGATGGCACCGGCCTGAAAATCTTCGGCGAAGGCGAATGGAAAGTCAGGCAGCATGGGGCTGAGAGGCGCAGAGTATGGCGCAAGCATCGTCTGGCAGTAGATAGCGCGCCCTTGAGATTATCTGTGCCGATTTATCGCTAAGCGGTACGACATATGCGCAGGCGCTGCCCGGGCTGATTAACCAAACCCACCGGAAAATCAGGGAAGCGTCGGCTGACAGTGCTTACGATACGCGTTACTGTCATGATGCTCTGCTGAGGAAAAAAATAAAGCCGCTTATCCCACCGCGAAGTGGTGCGCAATATTGGCCAGCTCGATACCATGAGCGTAACCATGCGGTGGCAAATCAGCATCTGAGCGGCAATAACGATACCTGGAAAAAAGAAAGTAGGTTATCACCGGCGTTCACTGGCTGAAACGGCCATGTTCCGGTTTAAAACACTTCTGGGTGGTCATCTGAGTCTGCATGACTATGACGCGCAGGTAGGTGAGGCTATGGCAATGGTCAAAGCGCTTAACCGGATCACGCTGTTAGGAATGCCAAACAGCGTCCGCATCATGTAACAATCACCCTGATAGGGAGGAAGTCGTCACAAATTTCGGATTTATTCAACAAAGCGGTAATGGTTGGGTCAAACTGACCCTTTGTGCTGGGTCAAATTGACCTAATGCATCGTTCAGCGGCTGGCTTATTTTGACCTGCTCCATGGGGCCAACCGAGCCTGTTTAGAAATTTGTGTATTTGCCTGATTTTGATATGTTCAATCCAACATCAAAAACAGGTTAATTTATGGACGAAAAACAGTTGCAGGCTCTGGCTAACGAACTGGCCAAAAATCTCAAAACCCCTGAAGATCTCAGTCACTTCGATCGGCTGCTGAAAAAAATCAGCGTCGAAGCAGCTCTCAATGCCGAAATGACCCATCACCTCGGCTACGATAAAAATCAGCCTAAACCGGGGACCAACGCCCGCAACGGCTATTCCACAAAAACCGTTACCACTGGCGATGGCCCGCTGGCGCTGCGTACTCCGCGCGATCGTGACGGTTCCTTTGAACCGCAACTGGTGAAGAAGAACCAGACCCGGATTACCGGGATGGATAACCAGATTTTATCGTTGTACGCCAAAGGGATGACCACCCGCGAGATCGCCGCCGCGTTCAAAGAGCTGTATGACGCCGATGTCTCGCCGGCGCTGGTCTCAAAGGTCACCGATGCGGTCATGGAGCAGGTTGTCGAATGGCAAAACCGGCCTCTGGATGCAGTCTATCCCATTGTTTATCTTGACTGTATCGTTCTAAAAGTCCGGCAGGACAGCCGCATCATCAACAAATCTGTGTTCCTGGCGCTGGGCATCAACATCGAAGGCCAGAAAGAGTTGCTAGGTATGTGGCTGGCCGAAAATGAAGGCGCAAAGTTCTGGCTGAACGTGCTGACAGAGCTGAAAAACCGCGGCCTGAACGATATCCTTATCGCCTGCGTAGACGGGCTGAAAGGTTTCCCTGACGCTATTAACGCGGTGTATCCGGAGGCGCGGCTCCAGCTGTGTATCGTACATATGGTGCGCAACAGCCTGCGGTTCGTCTCCTGGAAGGACTACAAGGCCGTCACCCGCGACCTGAAAGCTATCTATCAGGCCCCTACGGAAGAAGCCGGCTTGCAGGCGCTGGAAGCGTTCTCCAGTGCCTGGGACATCCGCTACCCGCAAATAAGTCGAAGCTGGCAGGCAAACTGGGCCAATCTGGCCACGTTCTTTGCCTACCCAACGGACATCCGCAAGGTGATCTACACGACCAACGCCATCGAGTCGTTAAACAGCGTGATCCGGCATGCCATCAAAAAGCGCAAGGTGTTCCCGACCGACGACGCAGTGAAAAAGGTGGTGTGGCTGGCGATACAGGCGGCCTCACAGAAATGGACAATGCCTTTGAGGGACTGGCGCATGGCAATGAGCCGCTTTATTATCGAGTTCGGTGACCGCCTGGACGGTCACTTCTGAGAAAAGGCATTTACACAGAATCGTGTACAGGGTCTTCCAGTGATATTCGTTCACGTGTTCGCTCATCTTCTGACTCGGGTTTAGTCTATTTTTCCTGTGCTGGCTACTCCTTGCTCTTTGCGTAGTGATTCGCCTTTAAGTTCCAGTCTATAGCTGGGGTGTACTAACCGATCGAGTAACGCGTTAGCTGTCGTGGGGTTTTCTATCAGTCCATACCATTTTTTCACCGGCAGTTGACTGATCAGGATGCTGCTGCTTTTGTCGTAGCGATCTTCCATCACCTCCAACAGCATCGTTGCCTGCATCGGACTTATTGATTCTAGGCCCACGTCGTCCAAGATCAGTAACTCTATTTTTTCTAACTGCTTAAGCTGTTTTAGATAGGTTCCGTCTACCTGACACTGGTGAAAATGGACCAGCAACCGACCCACTCGCCAGTAACGCACGCTATATTGCTGCCGGCATGCCTGCTCACCAAGCGCACAACTGAGCCAGGTTTTGCCCGTACCTGTTGGCCCCGTGATGAGTATGCTTTTCTGATATTTCAGATATTGTCCCCCTAGCAGATCTCGCATCTGTTCCGGTGTCACTCCTCGGCTAGGGATATAGCGGATATCTTCCGGTTTTGCCTGCAAGCGCATTTGCGATTGCCGTCGCAGACGGCATATTTGGTTGTTTTTTCTATGCAAATTTTCCGCTTCTACCATCAGCGACAACCGCTCCTCGAACCCCAGCTCCCCATAACTCCCCGGGAGTTCGCGTTGCGTCTCCAACGCCTGGACCATTGCCGACAACTTCAGCTCTCGCAGAGCCATTAACAGTATATCCATATTTATTCTCCTTAGTGATAACTGTCCGGACCTCGGAGGTTTTCGTGAACCAGCATTGATACGCCGGCTCCGTCCTGGGTGACCTCACTTTCACGACCGTGTTTTAATACGTTGGCTATGAAAGAGCGGTTAATGCACCCTTTCTCCAACGCCAGCGCGCAGGCCTTCTCCAGTCGCGTCGTCTCATAGCGCCGTTGCAGATTGAGTAGCCCCAGCACGGAGCGGTAAGCCTGCTCCGGATGGGCTTTGCTCTTTTGGATGGACTCGACCACTTTCAATGTGCACACACCCACCGACAGCGCCCAACTGCACAGCCTTTCCGGCGTCCACTGACTCTGCCCCTTATGGTTAGCCGGCATGTGCGCCGCCTGAGTCGTGTGCCTATAGGCGTTATCGCTGCGAGGGTGCGTAGCCACGCAGACGCCCTTATGGTGGATTTGCACCAGCCGTTGGGTGGCGATGACGTCAACGCGCTCGCCAACCAGCGGATGCGGCACCGAGTACCAGTTTTTGCCGTAGTCTATGTGGTAATCAGGTCCCACTCAGGCAACGAGATACTCACTGTATTCCCATTGTGTGGGCGGTAGAGGCCCAAGAGCCGGTTTGTCCAGCTGCTCGAAGCGTTCAAGGCGACTTTGTCCGCCGTAATGACGCATCGGGCGCAAATTCAACTCATGATTGAGTTCTCGTATCACCTGGTTGAGTTCGGCCAGCGAGTAGAACCTACGTTTACGCAACCGGGCCAAAACCCAGCGTTCTACCAGCTGCACAGTTGATTCTGCCTTCGCCTTGTCTTTCGGTTTTCTCGGGCGCGCCGGTAGCACCACTGTCTCATAGTGATTT from the Candidatus Sodalis pierantonius str. SOPE genome contains:
- a CDS encoding helix-turn-helix domain-containing protein, producing the protein MATLFTIENGNISYMTIDIHDRIRSKRKELMLTQNQVAKILGISRVSVTKWENGNSKPDGEHLHLLANVLNCSAEWLLYGEQSSNYDDSKLYHLPSVIMRRLPLLSWEQVSKWDGKTPIVEMDDIDTWMESMADTLPSGFMMLVKGDSMANPYGVPSIPDGSKILVDPEYSRIEDLNGKIVVIQLANSTEPTIKKLSIDGPNMYLLPLNPSFKIIEVNGDYVIKGRVTKIIQELL
- the istB gene encoding IS21-like element ISSoEn3 family helper ATPase IstB, yielding MDILLMALRELKLSAMVQALETQRELPGSYGELGFEERLSLMVEAENLHRKNNQICRLRRQSQMRLQAKPEDIRYIPSRGVTPEQMRDLLGGQYLKYQKSILITGPTGTGKTWLSCALGEQACRQQYSVRYWRVGRLLVHFHQCQVDGTYLKQLKQLEKIELLILDDVGLESISPMQATMLLEVMEDRYDKSSSILISQLPVKKWYGLIENPTTANALLDRLVHPSYRLELKGESLRKEQGVASTGKID
- a CDS encoding IS256-like element ISSoEn2 family transposase, which produces MDEKQLQALANELAKNLKTPEDLSHFDRLLKKISVEAALNAEMTHHLGYDKNQPKPGTNARNGYSTKTVTTGDGPLALRTPRDRDGSFEPQLVKKNQTRITGMDNQILSLYAKGMTTREIAAAFKELYDADVSPALVSKVTDAVMEQVVEWQNRPLDAVYPIVYLDCIVLKVRQDSRIINKSVFLALGINIEGQKELLGMWLAENEGAKFWLNVLTELKNRGLNDILIACVDGLKGFPDAINAVYPEARLQLCIVHMVRNSLRFVSWKDYKAVTRDLKAIYQAPTEEAGLQALEAFSSAWDIRYPQISRSWQANWANLATFFAYPTDIRKVIYTTNAIESLNSVIRHAIKKRKVFPTDDAVKKVVWLAIQAASQKWTMPLRDWRMAMSRFIIEFGDRLDGHF
- a CDS encoding IS5-like element ISSoEn1 family transposase, translated to MAKQKFKITNWPAYNNALRQRGDLTVWLDESAIAAWTESTPPEHRGRPLHYTDMAITTVLMIKRVFNLSLRALQGFVDSIFKLMGLSLRCPDYSLVSRRAKTVDISIKTPTRGEISHLVIDGTGLKVFGEGEWKVRQHGAERRRVWRKLHLAVDSVTHEIICADLSLSGTTDAQALPGLINQTHRKIREASADSAYDTRYCHDALLRKKIKPLIPPRSGAQYWPARYHERNHAVANQHLSGNNDTWKKKVGYHRRSLAETAMFRFKTLLGGHLSLHDYDAQVGEAMAMVKALNRITLLGMPNSVRIM
- a CDS encoding Cro/CI family transcriptional regulator — its product is MKKIDVIRYVGGVCSTANMLGITHVAVSRWPPIIPEKRAIQLERLTKESLKYDPFLYNDRSTT